The Nakamurella antarctica genomic interval GCGCTGCAAGCTCGCGGTGAAGATTTGATGAAACTCTCGGCATCCGCGGCTCGCGTTCGGGATGCGGGTTTACTCGCGGCTGGCAGGCCCGGCGTGATCACCTACTCAAAAAAAGTGTTCATACCGCTGACCAGGCTCTGTCGAGATCGCTGTCATTACTGCACGTTTGCCACCACACCGGGGCGCGTGGAATCGGCCTACCTGTCTCCGGACGAGATTCTGGCGATCGCGGAGCAGGGGCGCCAACTCGGTTGCAAGGAAGCTCTGTTCACCCTGGGCGACCGCCCCGAGGAGCGCTGGAATGCCGCATCGAAGTGGCTCGACGAAGCCGGTTACGACACCACCCTCGACTATGTGCGGGCGATGTCAATTCGTGTGCTCGAGACCACCGGGCTCCTCCCGCACCTCAATCCTGGAGTGATGAGCTGGGAGGAAATGGCGCGGCTGAAGCCGGTCGCCCCCTCGATGGGGATGATGCTGGAGACAACGTCAACAGAGATTTTCACCGAGAAGTCCGGCGCACATTACGGTTCCCCGGACAAGGAACCCGCCGTGCGGCTGCGGGTACTCGATGACGCCGGGCGTTCGTCGATTCCGTTTACCACCGGAATCTTGATCGGGATCGGCGAGACGTTGTCCGACCGGGTGGACGCGATCTTTGAAATTCGGAGCGTCGCGCGGTCTTATCGCGGCGTTCAAGAGGTCATCATCCAGAACTTCCGTGCCAAGCCGGACACCGCAATGGCGCACACACCGGATGCCGAAATCACCGAGCTGCTCGCCACCGTCGCTGTTGCCAGGCTCATTTTGGGCTCGAAGATGCGCATTCAGGCCCCGCCAAACCTGATCGGTTCCGGCGACGCGGTGTTCAAGGCCGTGATCGACGCGGGGATCGATGACTGGGGCGGCGTTTCGCCACTCACCCCGGACCACGTCAACCCGGAGCGGCCGTGGCCGCAGATTGACGACCTGGCGGCGCGCACGGCAGCGGCGGGCTTCACCTTAGCCGAGCGGTTGACGATCTATCCGGAGTTCGTGAAAGCGGGGGAGCCGTGGCTGGACCCGCGGCTACGCGCGCATGTCGACGCGCTCGCTGACCCTGTCACGGGGCTTGCGCGCACTGACGTGATTGCAGTGGGCAGGCCGTGGCAGGAGCCGGAGGAGACGCTGTCGTCATCGGGCAGGACCGATCTCGCGACGTCGATCGATACCGACGGGCGCACTGGCGACCGGCGTTCGGATTTCTCCGACGTGTACGGGGACTGGGACGCGTTGAAGGAGAAGGTGCAGGCGCAACGTTCTGCGCCGGAGTCGACGAGTTCTGAGGTAGCAGCAGCATTGCGAATAGCGGAGAACGACCCTGGGTCCCTTGACGGGGCAGAGGCTCTCGCGCTCATGACGGCTACGGGGGTTGACCTGGAGGCGGTGTGCTCACTCGCCGACGACGTGCGCAAAAGCGTCAACGGCGATGACGTCACCTACGTCGTCAATCGCAACATCAACTTCACCAACGTGTGCTACACGGGGTGCCGG includes:
- a CDS encoding bifunctional FO biosynthesis protein CofGH, which codes for MTDLGLPQFTAPPVLFGSAPVATASSMRRALRRAADGVALDRTEAAIALQARGEDLMKLSASAARVRDAGLLAAGRPGVITYSKKVFIPLTRLCRDRCHYCTFATTPGRVESAYLSPDEILAIAEQGRQLGCKEALFTLGDRPEERWNAASKWLDEAGYDTTLDYVRAMSIRVLETTGLLPHLNPGVMSWEEMARLKPVAPSMGMMLETTSTEIFTEKSGAHYGSPDKEPAVRLRVLDDAGRSSIPFTTGILIGIGETLSDRVDAIFEIRSVARSYRGVQEVIIQNFRAKPDTAMAHTPDAEITELLATVAVARLILGSKMRIQAPPNLIGSGDAVFKAVIDAGIDDWGGVSPLTPDHVNPERPWPQIDDLAARTAAAGFTLAERLTIYPEFVKAGEPWLDPRLRAHVDALADPVTGLARTDVIAVGRPWQEPEETLSSSGRTDLATSIDTDGRTGDRRSDFSDVYGDWDALKEKVQAQRSAPESTSSEVAAALRIAENDPGSLDGAEALALMTATGVDLEAVCSLADDVRKSVNGDDVTYVVNRNINFTNVCYTGCRFCAFAQRRNDADAYTLSVDEVAERAEVAWSLGATEVCMQGGIHPDWPGTAYFDLVRAIKARVPDIHVHAFSPMEVVNGATRADMSIREWLSEAKAAGLGSIPGTAAEILDDEVRWVLTKGKLPTKSWVDVISTAHSLGIPSSSTMMYGHVDTAEHWVAHIALLRRLQAETGGFTEFVPLPFIHTNAPIYLAGLARAGATFEQSRAVHAVARLMLHGSIDNIQTSWVKLGPEGTATMLNGGVNDLGGTLMEETISRMAGSEFGSFQTVEQLRAITEPIGRRAIQRTTTYGRADSERIEAASHFVGLAALNQTSTGASCGAADGSGNGEGAASGPTLLTLGSRL